Proteins encoded within one genomic window of Marasmius oreades isolate 03SP1 chromosome 6, whole genome shotgun sequence:
- a CDS encoding uncharacterized protein (antiSMASH:Cluster_6.3), with protein MVFGTITRSPGKRRTKAKGNKCIIIPGHARKRDAALARIAKLLAASNNQVPAVEGYLDTQVASGSLGGVDADMVSASETADVEIDGTVLDNSDNDAPILSDDDTNNTPIPPQNDLYPPPTEDSLRTAIAARLSNAMQVNLRWKQLLPTLLYCENMERTLYFV; from the coding sequence ATGGTGTTTGGCACGATCACCCGCAGTCCAGGAAAGAGAAGGACGAAAGCCAAGGGAAATAAGTGCATAATAATCCCGGGGCATGCTAGAAAACGCGACGCAGCACTGGCGCGTATAGCAAAACTCTTAGCTGCATCGAACAACCAGGTACCAGCAGTGGAGGGATATCTAGACACGCAAGTAGCTAGTGGAAGTTTGGGAGGCGTAGATGCGGATATGGTTAGTGCGAGCGAGACAGCTGATGTCGAAATAGACGGGACGGTGCTCGACAACAGCGACAATGACGCGCCAATTCTATCAGATGATGATACCAACAACACGCCAATCCCACCACAAAACGATCTATATCCCCCACCTACTGAAGACTCCTTGAGAACTGCCATTGCAGCGCGCCTCAGTAATGCTATGCAGGTTAATCTACGCTGGAAACAGCTCCTACCTACGCTATTGTATTGTGAAAATATGGAAAGAACTCTATATTTTGTGTAG
- a CDS encoding uncharacterized protein (antiSMASH:Cluster_6.3): MECLFWRHLASTVIIGLNSTSIFPPLGIAMADSIPSDVNILETLQHEMIDHYFLAAGGALFIYDVFINLDVELMYIWPAVNLRKRPINKVSVAFNFMYLAQRYLPLVDQVILDQYILFGAPSTTACMIGFTMSAWCSILGILLSELMLALRIWAVWERSAFIGVILIALSLGCSAPAMFFFARFMQGIQYFEFHLSRPSQDIGRCLNLMTNRDVYICWILLMVYDSASFILMAIPGFRAYREGGSSDLVKLVYRDGVIYYALLFLVSLVNVIIILLLPVRFLHPEGYTVRSNACFLPLISMTSSLSYLLSSVSFTPSSPAVPSFTYANWLLRIIPRRETHRTGR; this comes from the exons ATGGAGTGCTTGTTTTGGCGGCACCTCGCTTCTACAGTTATTATCGGTTTGAACTCTACTTCCATCTTCCCTCCTCTTGGAATTGCGATGGCTGACTCGATACCCTCGGACGTGAACATTCTGGAGACACTTCAGCATGAGATGATCGATCAT TACTTCCTTG CTGCAGGCGGAGCCCTCTTCATCTACGATGTCTTTATCAATCTAGACGTCGAGCTCATGTATATATGGCCAGCAGTCAATCTTCGGAAACGACCAATCAACAAAGTGTCCGTGGCATTCAACTTTATGTACCTTGCGCAGAGGTATCTGCCGTTGGTTGATCAGGTTATTTTGGATCAGTACA TTCTGTTTGGAGCACCAAGTACAACAGCGTGTATGATCGGCTTTACGATGAGTGCAT GGTGTTCGATTTTGGGGATCCTACTTTCTGAAC TCATGCTTGCACTTCGAATATGGGCTGTTTGGGAGAGGAGCGCGTTCATTGGAGTCATATTGATCGCGTTATCCTTGGGGTGTTCGGCCCCTGCGATGTTCTTTTTCGCGAGATTCATGCAAGGAATTCAAT ATTTTGAATTCCATCTATCTCGCCCATCCCAAGACATCGGAAGatgtttgaatttgatgacGAACAGGGACGTTTATATCTGCTGGATCCTGTTGATGGTTTACGATAGTG CTAGTTTCATCCTGATGGCGATACCTGGATTTCGAGCTT ATCGTGAAGGTGGAAGCTCAGACCTTGTGAAGCTTGTTTATCGAGATG GTGTCATTTATTATGCATTACTCTTCC TGGTATCGCTGGTCAACGTTATTATCATTCTCCTTCTACCGGTGAGGTTTTTGCATCCAGAGGGTTATACTGTAAGGTCTAACGCTTGTTTCCTCCCGCTTATCAGCATGACCTCGTCATTATCATATCTCC TTTCGAGCGTGTCCTTCACTCCATCGTCGCCAGCCGTGCCATCCTTCACATACGCAAATTGGCTTTTAAGGATTATACCGAGGCGAGAGACACATCGGAcgggacgatga
- a CDS encoding uncharacterized protein (antiSMASH:Cluster_6.3): MECLFWRHLASTVIIGLNSTSIFPPLGIAMADSIPSDVNILETLQHEMIDHYFLAAGGALFIYDVFINLDVELMYIWPAVNLRKRPINKVSVAFNFMYLAQRYLPLVDQVILDQYILFGAPSTTACMIGFTMSAWCSILGILLSELMLALRIWAVWERSAFIGVILIALSLGCSAPAMFFFARFMQGIQYFEFHLSRPSQDIGRCLNLMTNRDVYICWILLMVYDSASFILMAIPGFRAYREGGSSDLVKLVYRDGVIYYALLFLVSLVNVIIILLLPHDLVIIISP; this comes from the exons ATGGAGTGCTTGTTTTGGCGGCACCTCGCTTCTACAGTTATTATCGGTTTGAACTCTACTTCCATCTTCCCTCCTCTTGGAATTGCGATGGCTGACTCGATACCCTCGGACGTGAACATTCTGGAGACACTTCAGCATGAGATGATCGATCAT TACTTCCTTG CTGCAGGCGGAGCCCTCTTCATCTACGATGTCTTTATCAATCTAGACGTCGAGCTCATGTATATATGGCCAGCAGTCAATCTTCGGAAACGACCAATCAACAAAGTGTCCGTGGCATTCAACTTTATGTACCTTGCGCAGAGGTATCTGCCGTTGGTTGATCAGGTTATTTTGGATCAGTACA TTCTGTTTGGAGCACCAAGTACAACAGCGTGTATGATCGGCTTTACGATGAGTGCAT GGTGTTCGATTTTGGGGATCCTACTTTCTGAAC TCATGCTTGCACTTCGAATATGGGCTGTTTGGGAGAGGAGCGCGTTCATTGGAGTCATATTGATCGCGTTATCCTTGGGGTGTTCGGCCCCTGCGATGTTCTTTTTCGCGAGATTCATGCAAGGAATTCAAT ATTTTGAATTCCATCTATCTCGCCCATCCCAAGACATCGGAAGatgtttgaatttgatgacGAACAGGGACGTTTATATCTGCTGGATCCTGTTGATGGTTTACGATAGTG CTAGTTTCATCCTGATGGCGATACCTGGATTTCGAGCTT ATCGTGAAGGTGGAAGCTCAGACCTTGTGAAGCTTGTTTATCGAGATG GTGTCATTTATTATGCATTACTCTTCC TGGTATCGCTGGTCAACGTTATTATCATTCTCCTTCTACCG CATGACCTCGTCATTATCATATCTCCGTAA
- a CDS encoding uncharacterized protein (antiSMASH:Cluster_6.3) — translation MVEISPDVDVLETLKHEMLVRNFNAAAGALFAYDVLINLDVELKYIWAAMNIRKRPINTATVIFNLMYLAQRYLPLLDRVILDQYFMLGASNTRACFITYTLSAWSSILGILLSELILAVRIWAVWARKPSIGIILIVLSLGCSVPATFFFARFVGGIQYPELNIQTGPGSAQLRRCFYSMKNKDIYVCWIVLMVYDCASFILMSIPGFRAYRTGGSSNLLKVVYRDGVIYYAFIFLVSLVNVIIILILTPDLVHIISPFERVLHSILASHAVLHIRKVASRDYVQAGDVSSGITTTGELTTEYSQMSFASNMFRTDADEDQDQNVTEGA, via the exons ATGGTTGAAATTTCCCCtgatgtagatgttttggAGACACTGAAACATGAGATGCTCGTTCGC AACTTCAATG CTGCTGCGGGAGCACTTTTTGCCTACGATGTCCTTATCAATCTAGATGTGGAGCTCAAGTACATATGGGCAGCCATGAATATTCGAAAACGGCCAATCAATACAGCAACCGTCATATTCAACTTGATGTATCTCGCACAGAGGTATCTACCGTTGTTGGATCGAGTTATTTTGGATCAGTATT TCATGTTGGGCGCGTCCAATACGAGAGCATGTTTCATCACCTATACACTGAGTGCAT GGAGTTCGATTTTGGGAATTTTGCTTTCCGAAC TAATTCTGGCAGTTCGAATATGGGCCGTTTGGGCCAGGAAACCATCCATTGGTATCATCCTGATCGTACTTTCATTGGGGTGTTCGGTTCCTGCGACCTTCTTTTTTGCGAGGTTTGTGGGGGGTATTCAAT ATCCCGAACTCAATATACAGACCGGGCCGGGCTCAGCTCAACTTCGAAGATGCTTTTATTCAATGAAGAACAAGGATATTTACGTGTGTTGGATCGTATTGATGGTCTATGATTGTG CTAGCTTCATCCTGATGTCGATACCTGGATTTAGAGCCT ACCGGACAGGTGGAAGCTCGAACCTCTTGAAAGTCGTTTATCGGGATG GCGTCATTTATTACGCCTTTATTTTCC TGGTATCGTTGGTCAATGTTATCATTATTCTAATCTTAACG CCCGACCTCGTGCACATCATCTCTCC TTTCGAACGCGTCCTTCACTCCATTCTCGCCAGTCACGCAGTTCTTCATATACGAAAAGTAGCCTCTCGAGATTATGTCCAAGCGGGCGATGTGTCGAGCGGGATTACGACGACGGGAGAACTGACTACTGAATACTCCCAAATGTCGTTCGCTTCAAACATGTTCCGAACTGACGCTGATGAAGATCAGGACCAAAATGTGACTGAGGGAGCCTGA
- a CDS encoding uncharacterized protein (antiSMASH:Cluster_6.3): MVDIHPDVDAFETIPDELFVRFIQVAAGAIFAYDVLLNLDVEIDYVWAALNPRKRPMKRATVLNLIYLVQRYLPLWDRIILDTYYILGPSDTESCATIYKMSAWSTIIGIHLSEYILAMRIWAVWLNIPSVLVVLVALALPCSIPSLVFFVKFVGGIQCPEFHMPGTLQFRGCFCSTENKDLYKSWIMLMVFDTVGFILMAIPGFTAYRGGGRSNLVKVVYRDGVMYYAALFTASLINVVFILQLPSSFVIIVSPLERVLHSVIASHVVLHIRRVASQGYIENGDALNGATTEESITEDTEIWFTSNVLPSHTDQGTEGDLDGNASHR; encoded by the exons ATGGTTGATATACACCCAGACGTGGACGCGTTCGAGACAATTCCAGACGAATTATTCGTCCGT TTTATCCAAG TTGCCGCAGGAGCAATTTTCGCCTACGACGTTCTTCTCAATTTAGATGTCGAAATCGATTACGTATGGGCAGCCCTCAATCCTCGAAAACGGCCGATGAAAAGAGCGACCGTGTTGAACTTGATATACCTTGTACAAAGGTATCTACCGTTGTGGGATCGGATTATCCTGGACACGTACT ATATTCTGGGCCCGTCCGACACAGAATCATGTGCGACTATTTATAAGATGAGTGCAT GGAGTACGATTATAGGGATCCACCTTTCGGAAT ACATCCTTGCAATGCGCATATGGGCTGTTTGGCTGAATATACCTTCCGTTCTGGTTGTGTTGGTCGCATTGGCGCTGCCATGTTCGATTCCTTCGCTAGTCTTCTTTGTGAAATTCGTAGGAGGAATTCAAT GCCCTGAATTCCATATGCCCGGGACGTTACAATTTCGCGGATGTTTTTGTTCAACGGAGAACAAGGACCTCTACAAGAGTTGGATCATGTTAATGGTCTTTGATACCG ttggtttCATCCTGATGGCTATACCTGGGTTTACAGCCT ATCGGGGAGGTGGTAGATCAAATCTCGTGAAGGTCGTTTACCGGGATG GGGTCATGTACTACGCGGCACTCTTCA CGGCATCGTTGATCAATGTTGTATTCATTCTCCAACTCCCG TCCAGTTTCGTAATCATAGTCTCTCC CCTTGAACGGGTCCTCCACTCCGTTATCGCCAGTCATGTAGTTCTTCATATACGAAGAGTAGCTTCTCAGGGCTATATCGAGAATGGGGACGCGTTGAACGGGGCGACGACGGAAGAGTCCATCACCGAGGACACCGAGATCTGGTTCACTTCAAACGTGTTGCCGTCTCACACCGACCAGGGAACAGAAGGTGACCTTGATGGCAACGCCAGTCATCGATAA
- a CDS encoding uncharacterized protein (antiSMASH:Cluster_6.3), with product MVDIHPDVDAFETIPDELFVRFIQVAAGAIFAYDVLLNLDVEIDYVWAALNPRKRPMKRATVLNLIYLVQRYLPLWDRIILDTYYILGPSDTESCATIYKMSAWSTIIGIHLSEYILAMRIWAVWLNIPSVLVVLVALALPCSIPSLVFFVKFVGGIQCPEFHMPGTLQFRGCFCSTENKDLYKSWIMLMVFDTVGFILMAIPGFTAYRGGGRSNLVKVVYRDGVMYYAALFTASLINVVFILQLPVTRVS from the exons ATGGTTGATATACACCCAGACGTGGACGCGTTCGAGACAATTCCAGACGAATTATTCGTCCGT TTTATCCAAG TTGCCGCAGGAGCAATTTTCGCCTACGACGTTCTTCTCAATTTAGATGTCGAAATCGATTACGTATGGGCAGCCCTCAATCCTCGAAAACGGCCGATGAAAAGAGCGACCGTGTTGAACTTGATATACCTTGTACAAAGGTATCTACCGTTGTGGGATCGGATTATCCTGGACACGTACT ATATTCTGGGCCCGTCCGACACAGAATCATGTGCGACTATTTATAAGATGAGTGCAT GGAGTACGATTATAGGGATCCACCTTTCGGAAT ACATCCTTGCAATGCGCATATGGGCTGTTTGGCTGAATATACCTTCCGTTCTGGTTGTGTTGGTCGCATTGGCGCTGCCATGTTCGATTCCTTCGCTAGTCTTCTTTGTGAAATTCGTAGGAGGAATTCAAT GCCCTGAATTCCATATGCCCGGGACGTTACAATTTCGCGGATGTTTTTGTTCAACGGAGAACAAGGACCTCTACAAGAGTTGGATCATGTTAATGGTCTTTGATACCG ttggtttCATCCTGATGGCTATACCTGGGTTTACAGCCT ATCGGGGAGGTGGTAGATCAAATCTCGTGAAGGTCGTTTACCGGGATG GGGTCATGTACTACGCGGCACTCTTCA CGGCATCGTTGATCAATGTTGTATTCATTCTCCAACTCCCGGTGACTCGCGTTAGTTAA
- a CDS encoding Type I Iterative PKS (antiSMASH:Cluster_6.3) translates to MPVKYDSSGPERLPKHEPIAIIGMAVDMPGSPDVSKLWETLERGINTISEIPMARFEISPYDGRNPRRQMKTHTGNFLDDADEFDNKFFRISPREALDMDPHLRILLRVSHNALEDAGYVPDATPCFSWETFGCYIGGAATDYRLNLQNDIDLYYLTGNLAAFFCGRVSYAFKLGGPSMMVDTACSASAVALYQACRALSIGDCRAALTGGVNVFSSPDLFLGLDRAHFLSPSGQCQAFDASADGYSRGEGCGMFVLKRLSDAIDENDRILGVIRAIEVNQSCYAPSITHPHSPSLSALFRTVLKNAGIQDLSRVNLVEAHGTGTQAGDPIEMESIREVLCGGRNAANPLHVTSIKGNIGHLELASGSASLAKLLLMLRHGVIPAQISLKALNPNIVPLDSDHTVIHTQNSPWNPSHPGMTRMALFNNFGAGGSNVATLIEEYVPLTTQTSTSNLPFVFGFSAKDERAAVALRDRYVDFLRTSEEDFVHIAYTMTARRQLYEYRGVVVASTKDEAIEKLQTVNIRQVEAQGNHKSSPPGVVFVFSGQGGQFLGMGRDLYKSSGVFRTAVDKCQEILVSLGFSGIMEIITESGNQLGAASLQSAVFAVEYALAQLWMSWGVLPSALIGHSLGEYAALVIAKVLTLREALFIVSHRARLMFQRCPKNTSAMLALNYPGLLTRKVLLAHAFSDLTVSCFNSPNDCIVSGSVKRLEAFREVFKSSVGGKSTLLDVPFGYHSQHMEPLLDDLHEIASKVRMSPPVIPIASNVLGAVVQPGDASVFNADYIVRHCAEPVQFEKGAYLLAQEVLGRSQRNVWIEIGPHPITIPYLKTNSSVCGPQSSFLPSIRKRQDAWLTLTSSLSELYRSNVPVKWRETFSHVKPSCVSLPSYPFSKDKFWVPYVEPHLRDLSAASRQQHLRAPILTCPVRENGSIAEQNGHSAAPRNQKYPGLPKQVQSLVGDEGSETLVNDVLQVISSVLGIHVERMGGDTTFESLGLDSLASIEVHQEIKDLLKMTLPDDFFLHNTKITAIRQYFSQKASVGPTTASKPLGDEILRVISSVLGVPLEKTNEGTSFEALGLDSLASIEVHQEVQERLKVTLSDNFLLHHTTVLSVRQFFSEPTQKEQTVSTKSHHPVHVTVKANEIKQDEYNEMDSSTRTIVRALHLSSNPKLVRERLVEGSVPVFLIHDGSGLCGYYEKMPSLSHTLWALHNPRFLSSKPWENLFEMTKFYAELILSTVSEGNVILGGWSFGSIAAYETALQLRKLAGSRNLHVQGLLLIDPPPNPFPPRPVPIEGQEENETVPVPVLQNSTNSKVKDLIGTQFVLNPRLLYTYDPFKTPKELGNYSANDLCPRITLLRSKEPYTPILKNGKPAWVPAWLGDRSDPTAATKGWNTLTSKEIKVWGIPGNHFEPFLPQNIGDVARCIEEALDYLT, encoded by the exons ATGCCAGTGAAGTATGACTCCAGTGGGCCAGAGCGACTTCCCAAGCATGAACCCATCGCTATCATTGGGATGGCTGTCGACATGCCTGGCTCTCCTGATGTCTCGAAACTTTGGGAGACACTGGAAAGAGGTATCAATACCATCTCTGAG ATCCCTATGGCACGCTTCGAAATATCGCCTTACGATGGGAGGAACCCCCGCCGTCAGATGAAGACGCACACCGGAAACTTCCTCGACGACGCTGATGAATTCGATAATAAATTCTTCAGGATAAGTCCCCGAGAAGCTCTGGATATGGATCCTCACCTCCGAATTCTCTTACGTGTCTCGCACAATGCTCTTGAAGACGCAGGATACGTGCCTGACGCCACCCCGTGTTTCTCTTGGGAGACTTTCGGATGTTACATTGGTGGCGCAGCGACCGATTATCGTCTCAACTTGCAGAATGATATCGATCTTTACTACCTTACAG GAAACCTGGCTGCGTTCTTTTGTGGGCGTGTATCCTACGCATTTAAGCTCGGAGGACCTTCTATGATGGTAGACACCGCTTGTTCGGCTTCAGCTGTCGCATTATATCAAGCTTGCCGTGCCTTATCTATTGGAGATTGCAGGGCAGCTCTTACTGGCGGTGTAAATGTCTTCTCGAGCCCCGAT CTCTTCCTCGGACTTGACAGAGCCCATTTCCTGAGCCCGTCAGGCCAATGTCAGGCCTTCGACGCATCTGCAGATGGTTATTCGCGTGGCGAAGGCTGTGGGATGTTCGTTCTGAAGCGGTTGTCGGATGCTATCGACGAGAACGATCGCATTCTAGGCGTCATTCGAGCTATCGAGGTCAACCAGAGTTGCTACGCGCCTTCAATCACCCATCCGCATTCACCTTCCCTATCTGCTCTCTTCCGTACAGTCCTAAAAAACGCCGGGATACAGGATCTTTCTCGAGTCAACCTCGTAGAAGCTCATGGCACAGGAACGCAAGCTGGTGATCCGATTGAGATGGAGAGCATTCGAGAAGTGTTATGTGGCGGTCGAAATGCCGCGAACCCTCTACACGTTACCTCGATAAAAGGCAATATCGGCCATTTGGAACTGGCTTCTGGGTCTGCAAGCTTAGCGAAATTGTTGTTGATGCTACGCCATGGAGTCATTCCAGCTCAAATTTCGTTGAAGGCGCTGAACCCAAACATAGTACCCCTTGATTCGGATCACACCGTCATCCACACCCAAAATTCTCCTTGGAACCCATCCCATCCTGGAATGACACGCATGGCCCTTTTCAACAATTTCGGTGCTGGGGGTTCTAATGTCGCAACGTTAATTGAGGAATACGTCCCTCTGACTACGCAAACATCGACTTCTAATTTACCTTTCgtctttggattttcggCTAAAGATGAAAGGGCTGCTGTAGCTTTACGTGACCGTTACGTAGATTTCCTTCGTACATCGGAGGAAGATTTCGTTCACATTGCATACACCATGACAGCACGACGACAACTCTACGAGTATCGTGGCGTCGTGGTTGCTTCTACCAAAGACGAAGCTATCGAGAAGCTTCAGACTGTTAATATCCGACAGGTAGAAGCTCAAGGTAATCACAAATCCTCACCACCTGGTGTGGTTTTCGTGTTTTCAGGACAGGGAGGACAGTTCCTTGGAATGGGTCGGGATTTGTACAAATCTTCAGGGGTGTTCCGGACGGCCGTTGATAAATGCCAGGAAATTCTGGTTTCGCTCGGGTTTTCCGGGATTATGGAGATTATTACAGAGAGTGGTAACCAACTGGGAGCCGCCTCCCTTCAGAGCGCGGTGTTCGCGGTCGAATATGCTTTGGCTCAGTTATGGATGTCGTGGGGCGTTCTTCCGAGCGCATTGATCGGGCATAG CCTTGGGGAATATGCAGCTTTGGTTATCGCCAAAGTCTTGACCCTTCGTGAAGCGCTATTCATTGTTTCTCACCGTGCTCGGTTGATGTTTCAACGATGTCCTAAGAACACTAGTGCAATGTTAGCCCTCAACTACCCTGGATTGTTGACACGGAAGGTCCTGCTGGCTCACGCGTTCTCCGATCTTACCGTTTCATGTTTCAACAGTCCCAACGACTGTATCGTCTCAGGTTCTGTGAAGCGGCTAGAGGCCTTCCGGGAGGTATTCAAGAGTTCTGTCGGTGGTAAATCCACTCTGCTTGACGTACCGTTTGGATACCACAGTCAGCATATGGAACCCCTTCTCGACGACCTTCATGAAATCGCTTCGAAGGTTCGTATGAGCCCTCCAGTCATTCCTATCGCTTCGAATGTCCTTGGTGCTGTGGTTCAGCCTGGTGATGCATCTGTCTTCAATGCGGACTACATTGTGCGACATTGCGCCGAGCCTGTCCAATTTGAGAAGGGGGCGTATCTCTTGGCTCAGGAAGTCCTTGGTCGTTCGCAGAGAAACGTCTGGATTGAAATCGGACCTCATCCTATCACTATTCCTTACCTGAAAACGAACTCGTCAGTTTGCGGTCCTCAGAGCTCGTTCCTCCCGTCGATTCGGAAACGGCAGGATGCCTGGCTTACATTGACCTCCAGTCTCAGCGAACTCTATCGCTCCAATGTCCCAGTCAAGTGGAGGGAAACGTTCTCGCACGTTAAACCGTCATGTGTATCTCTCCCATCATACCCATTTTCGAAGGACAAATTCTGGGTCCCGTATGTTGAGCCACATCTTCGTGATCTGTCCGCAGCGTCAAGACAACAACATCTGAGGGCTCCAATATTAACGTGTCCAGTCCGGGAGAACGGCTCTATAGCCGAGCAGAACGGTCATTCTGCTGCACCTCGAAACCAAAAGTATCCTGGATTACCCAAACAGGTGCAAAGCCTGGTGGGAGACGAGGGTTCGGAAACGCTCGTTAACGATGTACTTCAAGTGATATCGTCTGTGCTAGGGATTCATGTGGAGCGGATGGGAGGGGATACCACGTTTGAGTCTTTGGGACTCGACTCGTTAGCGTCTATCGAGGTGCATCAGGAGATCAAAGATCTTCTAAAAATGACGCTTCCAGACGATTTTTTCCTGCACAACACGAAAATTACCGCTATTCGACAGTATTTCTCGCAAAAGGCTTCAGTGGGCCCTACTACTGCTTCGAAGCCGCTTGGTGACGAGATTCTTCGCGTCATTTCATCGGTTTTGGGCGTCCCCCTCGAAAAGACGAATGAAGGCACTTCATTTGAGGCTTTAGGCTTAGACTCGTTGGCATCCATCGAAGTGCACCAGGAAGTCCAAGAACGTCTGAAGGTTACACTCTCAGATAACTTTCTCCTACACCATACTACTGTTCTTTCTGTTCGACAATTCTTCTCCGAACCAACCCAGAAGGAACAAACTGTCTCCACGAAATCACATCATCCCGTCCATGTTACTGTCAAGGCGAACGAAATCAAGCAGGATGAGTACAACGAAATGGATTCTTCCACGCGCACGATAGTTCGAGCACTTCATTTGAGCTCTAACCCAAAACTTGTTCGGGAGCGTCTAGTTGAGGGCAGTGTTCCGGTCTTTCTCATACACGATGGGAGCGGCTTATGCGGATATTACGAGAAAATGCCAAGTCTATCGCACACTCTTTGGGCGCTTCATAACCCacgtttcctttcttctaaGCCATGGGAGAACCTTTTTGAAATGACGAAATTCTATGCGGAACTGATTCTTTCGACTGTAAGCGAAGGCAATGTTATTCTTGGAG GATGGTCCTTCGGTTCAATCGCGGCGTACGAGACAGCTCTACAACTTCGCAAGTTGGCAGGGTCGAGGAACCTTCATGTCCAAGGACTTCTCCTTATCGATCCTCCACCAAATCCCTTTCCACCCCGTCCCGTTCCCATCGAAGGTCAAGAAGAGAATGAAAccgttcctgttcctgttcttcaGAACTCAACGAATAGCAAAGTGAAAGACCTGATCGGGACACAGTTTGTTTTGAACCCGCGGTTATTGTACACTTATGACCCTTTCAAGACGCCCAAAGAGCTCGGAAATTACTCTGCGAATGATCTTTGTCCCCGGATTACGTTACTGCGATCGAAAGAGCCTTATACCCCGATTTTGAAAAATGGAAAGCCTGCGTGGGTGCCAGCTTGGCTTGGAGATCGTTCAGATCCGACTGCTGCTACGAAAGGGTGGAATACACTTACGTCGAAGGAAATCAAGGTCTGGGGGATTCCTGGGAATCACTTTGAACCGTTCCTTCCTCAGAAT ATTGGAGACGTAGCGAGGTGTATAGAGGAAGCCTTGGATTACCTAACGTAA